In one window of Haliaeetus albicilla chromosome W, bHalAlb1.1, whole genome shotgun sequence DNA:
- the HAUS1 gene encoding HAUS augmin-like complex subunit 1 isoform X3, which yields MKQKATEYEAEANYLEGLLAESLGLSLSSLSSEGTSYLSVLVDSAMTLETKDTSLASFFSAINDMTSELYATESKNREMELELSNLRKKLTAAVMLEKQLEEDLKKAEELLEVEKAKADSRSQNLKFLKNKSEDLKIRIKAAEEQLAATGLDQSLTHESLMSLSEKLAGLQEEIVPLKKKLESYLDLTPNPSLAQVKIEEVKRELNALEAEFSKQIDMLTLEMPEPSKLQFS from the exons ATGAAGCAGAAGGCAACAGAATATGAAGCAGAAG CTAACTATCTAGAGGGCCTTCTTGCAGAAAGCCTGGGTCTTTCCCTATCCAGTCTGTCCAGCGAAGGCACCAGCTACCTCAGTGTCTTGGTAGACAGCGCAATGACACTTGAAACGAAGGACACTTCTCTTGCTAG ctTCTTCTCTGCCATCAATGATATGACTTCGGAGCTGTATGCAACAGAAtcaaaaaacagagaaatggaACTGGAATTGAGCAACCTCAGGAAAAAACTAACTGCAGCGGTGATGCTGGAAAAGCAGTTAGAGGA ggatcTTAAAAAAGCAGAGGAACTTCTGGAGGTAGAAAAGGCCAAAGCTGACAGCCGATCCCAGAACTTgaagtttctgaaaaataaatctgaggaTTTAAAAATCAGGATCAAGGCTGCTGAG GAGCAGCTTGCTGCCACGGGGTTGGACCAGTCGCTGACACACGAGTCGCTCATGAGCCTGTCTGAG AAACTGGCTGGACTGCAGGAAGAAATTGTGCCTTTGAAGAAGAAACTGGAGTCCTACCTAGATTTAACtcct AATCCTTCCCTTGCACAAGTGAAGATTGAAGAAGTAAAACGAGAACTG AATGCCTTGGAGGCTGAGTTCTCAAAGCAGATTGATATGCTGACTCTTGAGATGCCAGAGCCCAGCAAACTCCAGTTCAGCTGA
- the HAUS1 gene encoding HAUS augmin-like complex subunit 1 isoform X1, protein MGLLEKHPVAVTLWLKKIYGNRPVPQYEVNARTIDILYELVECNEARDRDVSLLIEDMKQKATEYEAEANYLEGLLAESLGLSLSSLSSEGTSYLSVLVDSAMTLETKDTSLASFFSAINDMTSELYATESKNREMELELSNLRKKLTAAVMLEKQLEEDLKKAEELLEVEKAKADSRSQNLKFLKNKSEDLKIRIKAAEEQLAATGLDQSLTHESLMSLSEKLAGLQEEIVPLKKKLESYLDLTPNPSLAQVKIEEVKRELNALEAEFSKQIDMLTLEMPEPSKLQFS, encoded by the exons atgGGGCTTTTAGAAAAACACCCCGTTGCG GTTACTTTATGGCTGAAGAAAATATATGGGAATCGGCCTGTTCCACAGTACGAAGTGAATGCAAGGACAATTGATATCTTGTATGAGCTTGTAGAATGCAATGAAGCCAGAGACAGGGATGTTTCTTTGCTGATAGAGGACATGAAGCAGAAGGCAACAGAATATGAAGCAGAAG CTAACTATCTAGAGGGCCTTCTTGCAGAAAGCCTGGGTCTTTCCCTATCCAGTCTGTCCAGCGAAGGCACCAGCTACCTCAGTGTCTTGGTAGACAGCGCAATGACACTTGAAACGAAGGACACTTCTCTTGCTAG ctTCTTCTCTGCCATCAATGATATGACTTCGGAGCTGTATGCAACAGAAtcaaaaaacagagaaatggaACTGGAATTGAGCAACCTCAGGAAAAAACTAACTGCAGCGGTGATGCTGGAAAAGCAGTTAGAGGA ggatcTTAAAAAAGCAGAGGAACTTCTGGAGGTAGAAAAGGCCAAAGCTGACAGCCGATCCCAGAACTTgaagtttctgaaaaataaatctgaggaTTTAAAAATCAGGATCAAGGCTGCTGAG GAGCAGCTTGCTGCCACGGGGTTGGACCAGTCGCTGACACACGAGTCGCTCATGAGCCTGTCTGAG AAACTGGCTGGACTGCAGGAAGAAATTGTGCCTTTGAAGAAGAAACTGGAGTCCTACCTAGATTTAACtcct AATCCTTCCCTTGCACAAGTGAAGATTGAAGAAGTAAAACGAGAACTG AATGCCTTGGAGGCTGAGTTCTCAAAGCAGATTGATATGCTGACTCTTGAGATGCCAGAGCCCAGCAAACTCCAGTTCAGCTGA
- the HAUS1 gene encoding HAUS augmin-like complex subunit 1 isoform X2: MEEKLQRVTLWLKKIYGNRPVPQYEVNARTIDILYELVECNEARDRDVSLLIEDMKQKATEYEAEANYLEGLLAESLGLSLSSLSSEGTSYLSVLVDSAMTLETKDTSLASFFSAINDMTSELYATESKNREMELELSNLRKKLTAAVMLEKQLEEDLKKAEELLEVEKAKADSRSQNLKFLKNKSEDLKIRIKAAEEQLAATGLDQSLTHESLMSLSEKLAGLQEEIVPLKKKLESYLDLTPNPSLAQVKIEEVKRELNALEAEFSKQIDMLTLEMPEPSKLQFS; the protein is encoded by the exons ATGGAGGAGAAGCTCCAGCGG GTTACTTTATGGCTGAAGAAAATATATGGGAATCGGCCTGTTCCACAGTACGAAGTGAATGCAAGGACAATTGATATCTTGTATGAGCTTGTAGAATGCAATGAAGCCAGAGACAGGGATGTTTCTTTGCTGATAGAGGACATGAAGCAGAAGGCAACAGAATATGAAGCAGAAG CTAACTATCTAGAGGGCCTTCTTGCAGAAAGCCTGGGTCTTTCCCTATCCAGTCTGTCCAGCGAAGGCACCAGCTACCTCAGTGTCTTGGTAGACAGCGCAATGACACTTGAAACGAAGGACACTTCTCTTGCTAG ctTCTTCTCTGCCATCAATGATATGACTTCGGAGCTGTATGCAACAGAAtcaaaaaacagagaaatggaACTGGAATTGAGCAACCTCAGGAAAAAACTAACTGCAGCGGTGATGCTGGAAAAGCAGTTAGAGGA ggatcTTAAAAAAGCAGAGGAACTTCTGGAGGTAGAAAAGGCCAAAGCTGACAGCCGATCCCAGAACTTgaagtttctgaaaaataaatctgaggaTTTAAAAATCAGGATCAAGGCTGCTGAG GAGCAGCTTGCTGCCACGGGGTTGGACCAGTCGCTGACACACGAGTCGCTCATGAGCCTGTCTGAG AAACTGGCTGGACTGCAGGAAGAAATTGTGCCTTTGAAGAAGAAACTGGAGTCCTACCTAGATTTAACtcct AATCCTTCCCTTGCACAAGTGAAGATTGAAGAAGTAAAACGAGAACTG AATGCCTTGGAGGCTGAGTTCTCAAAGCAGATTGATATGCTGACTCTTGAGATGCCAGAGCCCAGCAAACTCCAGTTCAGCTGA